From Mastacembelus armatus chromosome 9, fMasArm1.2, whole genome shotgun sequence:
CTTTGAGACAACCGTGATAAAATAAAGATCTCTCCACATatgcctccttccttcctccaccTGGTTCAGGAGGGGTAGAGGGTGGTGTGCTGGCATCTCTGGCCCCTCCAGTCCACCTGTCGGGTGAAAAGCTGGGCTGGACTCTGCTGGTCTGTATGGTCAGTGACATCAGAAGAGGGCATCTAGAGGTCAGCTGGAGGTCACCATCAGAGGGCTACACGTCCAGCACACCACACAGCATTGCTGTAAACAAGAAACATCGTGGCCATGGCGCTGTGGCAATAATCACAGTGGTGACCAGTGATTGGCCATCATTCAGTTGCTCTGTGAATTACAGACGACACCCAAAAGTCCACAGGAAACAGCACATCTCCTCATCAAGTAGGTCAACAAGTGATCACATGTGAGCTCGTCAGTGTCATTATTTTCCACTAAGCCTATGATCATCTTTATCATTTTAGATGCTCAAGATGAGATTTGCTATGAAGACGAAGATACAAGAGGTACACTGTAATAACAAGCATGAATGTTCTTCCTACTGTACAGATGTTGCTCCtttttgtttatctgtgtgGTTTGCTCTCCAGATGTTCATGTGTGGACAAACATGGTGGTTGTACTGGCTATGAGGCTGCTTCTCATGAAGATCATTGTCTTTAACACTCTGATGACCACTTATGCTGTTATTACGTGGTAAGAGTCTCTGTGCCCTAAATGGACTAAATGTGATCAGTGTGGCATGCAGCCAACTGTAGTGTCATTCCACCTTATACATATAATACAAGTGTATactgtactatatatatatatatactattgTCTAAAGGTGTGTAAATTAACAAGGTGTATTCAACTTTTCAGATGGTTTGGAACAGAGAGCTTTTGATACACAATGTGACCTTGAAAACCAACTAACCTCTCAAAAGTGGGACTTCTTGTCTGAAGTTTGCATATTGAAAATATCAGTGCTGAAAGATTGCTGACCATTTTTGTGGTCAGCATCATGGGTAAGGTCTGATACTGAGCCCTGGATTGGAATCTCATGGATTAAATGGGGGACTATCCAGTGTCAGGAAACACAAGAGACGCAGGTGTCAAATGTTACAAATCTTCTTTTGTGCCATATTCAGACTCTGCACATTGGCACCCCAGGTGCTGCTGACTATGGCAGTTGAAAGCAAATTGTTTTTGTGAGGTCAAACCTGGTATCTGATCGAAGCCTAACCTCACACAGATGGGGtagtacacatactgtatatacctgtgtgtgtgtgtgtgtgtgtgtgtgtgtgtttgtgagaagaTGTGTGTTCAGTCTTACTGATCTTTAATTCTGAATTCCTTGTTAGAGAATTTGTTGGGGCAGTTTCTCTCAAAAGTGTTTGGAAgtttacaaatgaaattgatttgacattttgagTGTTCTCATCTTGCTTTGTTAAGTTcctgtaaatgtaaaatcaaaaaACAGGGAATACGCGTGGACTGTTTTGactttattgtttgttttttaaataaaacacttgcACACAGTTggcttcatcttttttttttttttgagagccTTGAGTAACACACTGACATAGCAACAGAGCACCACTAGGTGGCAGTACAATcacatctgacattttttttaaattattatccAACAGCAAGAATATGGAGCTTAACTTCCTCTACAGGACACTACGGTCATAAATAAGTTAAGTATTTCAACATTGACCAGTCTTTCTTCACcacactgacactcacacaTGATGTAAGAGAACACAATGCCAAAAAGCAAGACGACGCAAACAAGTGGGGCATAATTATACAGAATGTTACATATTAAAAAGGCTCATAGCTGTAGGGGTTGACATTTCGATCAGTTATCAAATGGCATTCATTTCTCACAACACAGTGCAGAAGCATTTATCCCAACAGACACTGGTGAAATTTCCTCATTGATTTGCAGTGTTTGGTCTGCACACCAGTATCTTACACATATCCCAGAATGGAGCAGCTTGTCAATTCTGGCAGTAGGAGAAAAATTCTCTACAGTAGCAAGTTTATAGACAAGGGAGAAAGAGACTGTGGAAGGAGAAGGGTGCTGGCTTGGTGGTGAGTTACGATTTCCATACATAATTGGTCTTTGGCTCAAATGAACATGACAGTGAATATGCTGAGTAACAAACATGAGCCGGTACAATCACAGCCTCTAATGTGATTCtcagatgaaataaaaacacatccaaGCTTGTCACCAACtggtaaaacagtaaaacaaacccacacccacacccacacacacacacacacacacacacacacacatacctaaAATCaggacagaggaaaaacaacaaattcattAATTCAGCAATAAAATAGTACTGATGGCATTTTCTGTGACAATATTCACATACAATACATTCAACAGAAAAACTCACAGACTGATGTAAAATTAGATGCCGACTCAAGTCAGCTATTGAAAGAATGATGcatttgaacaaaaactgtTCAACTAACTTGAAGCTTAAAACCCAAATTTCAGATAGTCTCTAGAACTCGAGGTGCAGGAGAGTAAGTGAGAGGAAGAAACACTGATGTGgatttaaatcaaaatcaaaataaagtgCTTCTGTTAAAACAAACACCCTCTGTTTGAGGTATCAAGGAAAACTCACATCAAATggcacaaaaaaacaaactctacGCCATTACACTGTGCACTGAAGACAAAATTTTAAACTATTTACAGTCTGGAGTGTATATTTACCCACTCAATTCACCTCCACAAAAACATCTGTCACTGTCCATGGTGTCCTGTCCCAAGACAAAGACAGGTTGTGTCATCACATCTCCTGCATTATTTTTCCTCCAGAGAGCTGATTCTGTCAGGTAAAGTTGCCATTATCACCTGTGCCACCTACGAAAACATCTATTTCCCAGTAACTGTCCAGCTCTCCTTTTAGtgcatacacatactgtacacaagcCAGCAtgcatgcaggcacacacactcctcttgCTATTATATCAACGTCATGCTCAGAGCACACAGCAGGAGCAAAGCGAGCCACTTGACAGAGTGAGGATCAGAGTGTAAGGTGGAGGTGGCAGAGCCACGGGGGTAGATCCTCCATCTATCCCGGTGTGGGTGTAGACTCTCCATGTCCTTCTGGGCGCTGTATGCTGCCACTGTGAAGTTAGCATCCCCAGTGGTCAGGAGATCAAACACACAGGAGTGGAAATAAATGTCCTGCACCTCCAGCTTCTCCCTGCAGCGTTCCTTAGCCCCCTCCACACCAAAATTCTGCGTGGCACCGTAGAGGGATTCTTGTGTCTGTGCGGAGTAGCTGGGTCgatgcagctgctgaagctgtAGGCCGAGCGCAGGGGGGGAGAGGGGCAAGGGAAGATGTCCTGCCTGGTCGATGCGTTCGCCGCTCGGGCAGCCATTCAGACAGAGCTGCAGGTCCTGAGTGGCATCGTAGGCCTGAGCCAGCTCCTCTGGGATCCGCACTGCCAGGGTCAGGTAGCGGCCCATTTGGCGCACAATTACAGTTACACCAATGTAGCCAGCGTGCAGCTCTACATGGCGCCCTGGGATGCGCTCAGAGATCCACAGAGCCCGGACCTTCCCGGTTGCACCATCTGTACCAGCAAAAGCGTGGATGGGGTCTCCACTGCTCACAGTGCCATCGTCAAAGGCAGCAGGGAGGTTGTCTGTGACGGCCTGGTAGACCCTCTGGTCTGTGCACCCCTCATAGGGCTTGAAGATGATGGTGATCTATagagcagaagagagagaggagagttACATAAGTTTAGTGTGctccaggaaaagaaaaaatttaaaaaacaaaaattgataCAGAAGAAATTCACAGTTAAAGTTGAAAGGTGAAACAATAAGCTGAATGCTCTGTTACTCAACTCAAATTAACTAGTTGATTGTCAACCAATATCTTTGCAACTTCAACTTAGCTcagcaaaacaaataatttgaaCACTGAATTACGAACTTTTGaaaattgtaattattatttaattattatacTGACTACATAAATGTGGTGTTAATAAAATAGCATTTGTCCCTGccccttttttttaaagcaaaaaaaataattccTTGGTGAAGATCTGTTGTAATTATCTGGTTAAACAAAGCATATTTTAGTTGGAACAAAAATGAAGACTgcactttcactgttttattgACTAAACCATAAATCAATTAAGCTAGAAAAGAAAATCATCTGATTATCTGGTCATGAAAATTATCAGTAGTTACAGCCCAAGAGATAAGGTAAAATGTCTCTCtcacttacacaaacacacacaaatattaacATTCATCCATCACACAGGTTATTGACTCTCGTCACACTACATCTAAGAAATGACTAAATGATTTTTTAACAAGTTGTAATTTGACACAGCTATGCAAACATgctgacacatgcacactcacacccACGCATGGTTGTgcagctatctttgtgaggacactcactgacattCCCTAGACCCTCACTGTAACCTTagccatcacaactaaatgtccAACCCTTATCCTGATCTAAACCTAAaccctaattctaaccttaactcTACAACTAAGCCTTTACCCTTCAACAGCTCCTGAAAGCGTGTCAGAAAGTCCAGGAATATGCTCGCTCCCATGATATAAACCTCAAACTGGTCTGCATAATGTATAGCCATAGAAATACTCATAAAAACCCACAGCTCCAGTGGTGAATGGAAGCAGTGGGTACTGGGTGTGGTGTGACCATTAACGTTAGCACTAGCATCATAGTTCCGGTGAATGGCTGTTTTGTTCACATGACAGCCGTGAGGAATGAGGCCTAGCAAGCCATTAAGCCTGGCGGGCTGTTAataagtgcgtgtgtgtgtatgtgtatgtgtgtgtgagagtgtgggtgtgtgtcccTAATAATCATGACTAATAACTTGCCCCACCTCTGACACAAGGTCAAACCTTCAGCTCCACAATGTAACAACCCCACTATTTGCTtaatgtgtgagtgtatgtgtgtgtgtgtacacgtgtttctacgtgtgtgtttgtgtctttgctgtCGAGTGCATGACTAAGTGTatgcattggtgtgtgtgtgttttaataattaaagCTATCGACTAAGCTAGAGTGGACAGATCATCGGGGGAAACATCAACATTGCTTCTTTAACACAACAAAGATCACGTTGTGTGACTGGTCATCCATctggttgtgtgtgcatgtcagtgtgtgtgtgtgtgtgtgtgtgtgtgtgtgtcttttttgtcaTACACGGATAAGGACTTTTAACACACATAGGGCTTTAAGCTGTGTGCAAGGAGTGCCACTTataagacacacatacacacacacttgaaaacAGGCACATAAGCAAACAGTCGGTCCTTTCAGACATCCCAGTCCATGTTATTAGAGGTCAGGCTATATGCAACCAAATTAACCAAATTAGGTTTCCAACACTGCTTCAGTCACAAGAGACAGTCACATGATCAGGCTGTTTGCCTCACACCTGTGAGTCTGAAGAAGTGAGACGCAcagaaaatgagacagaaagagaaagaaaagtagaGCAGGGAAAACAAGGGTGTGAGCCAGACTCATGGTGATGAAATTTCTTACTCTGAGGAACAACAAGCAACTTGGAGTTCAttacagaatttttttttttctccaacatgcacaaacacaaataaactaTAATACACCACTTGTTAACAGCAAATTAGACTCAAAAAGCccatttttctctgctttccCTTCTGTATGAGCTCTGCTCACCTTATTGGTCGCTGTGGCACTGGAGCCATGTACCACGGGAACATTAGTGACCTGTACTGAGAGATAGTCGTTATCGATGAGAGGCCACGCCCCCTCCACCTTACAAGTCTGGAAGCTGTCCTTAAATGTCCTCAGGTGTGGGTCCCCGAACAGCCCGCAGAAGAGGTACCCAGGCCGAGAGTGGCTGTGAGCATgggagtgtgtatgtgcgtgcatatgggagtgtgtgtggctgtgctgTGTGCGGCTGTGGTAGTTGCAGGGCTCGGGTTGGACCTCGGGGTGTGTTGAGGAAGTGGGCCCATCTTTGGAGCAATTCCTCTGGGTCATAAGGTCAGAGATACCCAGCACAGCGGAGTGGAAGACCAGGTTCCCCCGGCAGGACTTGGCTGTCCTCTGTGTGCAGGCCGAGTACGCACGTAAAGCCTTGCAAAATTCAGTATGAAAGCCATCCACGGCTGATGTCAGGTGGGAGGTCAGGGAGACAAAGTCAGTGGTGCACTTCTGGATACGACACTGAGGAGTGATCACCTGGCACTGACCTGGGAAGGACACACAGATAGTGAGAAATACAACCGGAATGTAATATTATTAGTGTATTAAACGTGGATGACTAATTGGAAATATACATTGTCTGATCATTTAGGTACAAACAGACTCAGAGCTGGATTTCTTTAGGAGTGCAAAGTTTATATGCTCGCAAAAGACAACAAAAGTTACTGTGTGAAGAAGGCTTTGATCTTAAATACTCATTGCTACAAGCCTGTTAAATGCAACCgaataaaactggaaaaagaaCCAGCCGCTGGTTTAAAGTCTTGATCAATCAGCCGTGCCGCACTGTGAGTGTAATAAACCTGAAGTGTAATAAACCAAAGAGCAGCTAGAGACAAAGGCAAAGACTGCTTTCCCGCAAAGAGTGAGATAATACCACTTATATAGCCAGGGAGGGCGTAACACATAAAGTGTGTATAGCTAGAGAAAGCAAGACAATACAAGGTGTGCTGTGCATACAAACATGCTACCATGACTTGTAAAGCTTTAAATGTTCAAAAATGTAGCACTATTAAATATTcaacttgtgtttttgtcacttttaatgtttgtttaataTGAGCACCTGAGCAGGCAGGAAATAGATCCAAAATACAAAAGATTCTGTCCTTTTATAACCATCAGGACCAAATGTGTTGGTCTGAAAATGTCTTATCTGTTGGTACATTTCTGAATGTAACAAGGGTCAAACCAGCCTTTTATATCATAGatcatcagagagagagagggagttaGAGCGAGAGAGAGATTAGAGACCAGACCTAATGCATCAGTCACAGCGTGCTCCTATTAGATTAggccagacagagagagagaggctctGCAGTGTATGGGCAGCTGCACTCACACACGCAAATAGCTCTCTTAGAAAGAATGCTGGTTGTGCTTCCGTTAAACGCAGCCATCTTCACATGCTGGTGTGATCTCCTAATAGCcaagcaaaagcagaaaatacacagttttcAGGGAAATTAACAGATTCCCTTAATGTGCCAAAGCTAAGATAccactaacacaaacacacacaggcaaataGCACTTTTCCCTCTTTGTCCTTTTTGGAAATTTTAGACTTTGAGTTTGGGGGCATGAAGGAGTTTGATGCCACCATTTGGGGGCAGTAGTGGACTGAGTTTGAGAAATGAGGGTGCAGGACCCCTACTCACACCACGTTTTGGaatctctctcctccctgttAAATGCTGACaccaacccacacacacacacacacacacacacacacactcagacacacacatacaggccaAGCCAACCACCACTGTACAGACACACTGAGTACTAAGGACACACTGTCTTAGACAGCCGCACCAAAAGTCTTGTTCCTTCCCCCCTATCTCTCCTGCAGTACCTAACAAATACTACTCCCAGTCTAATCAGATTGGGTTTACTCTCATTTAGAATTATCAGAATTAtgggcaaaaacacacaaaattactCATTCGCTGACATTTTCGCCGCAGGGTGATGTAGCAAGAAGGGTGCTGATGGATGAATCAAACAACCGACATGTATAAAATATTCCTGCCTCTCTGCCGACAAACATCTGCTGAAGTTTCAAACCAAATCTCATTGTCCTATTAAAGCTGACCCTGTATTCTTGCCTCCTATGGGTACAtcgagcaaaaaaaaaaaaaattttcatACGATGATTAATGATGTTCTGAACCAATACAAAAGCACTATTTCATACTTTTTTCTTCTAGGCTTCTGATGAGCTCCCTTTTGTGAAGGCGTCCTCTTAAGAGTCCTTTCTAAGCGTGCATAGCTGTACCGCAGCTGGAATCCTATCTATGCATATAAATAAGCAATTTCTGGAAAGTTGACGTGATGAATATGGAATGGACTTAAAAATATTGTTAAGAAGAGGATAAAGAACTTCTTATATGAGGAACTGATGCATATCCACACATCCATAGCCTGGTTTGGCTCATCCCTTGGGGTAAGTGTCTAACACGGACACAATAAAACAGTCAGCACAGTTACACCACGTTCCACGTTCCACCAAATATTaacctctctttttctccccaTCCCCCTCTCCCAGCTGTTCTTTTTTCATCTTATAGATCtcgtcttttctctctgttgtcagttttttttttttccccccactttGTACCATTTGCTTCCATCAGCACTATTTTGTTTTCGGCCCTCAGCCCTCTGGTTCCCCAGGCCAGTCTCCTCACCCCCTTGACTCACTGATGTCAGAAGATCCACCAGCTGAATCTCCAAGGTTTGGTTTAGCCATTCTTTGCCTCCCTTTCTGTCTGCCTTCCACTTCTCTGATCTCCGGAGGTCAGAAACGGATCTACTGGGATTATCTCTCAGATGAGGGAATGGTTTGTGAAGTGCTTATTGATCACCTTGTTATGtgcactctctcacacactgagCTCATATCACACAATCAGCTCTCCCAGGTTAGAGATACAACACTTCACATGAGCTCACTACAGCATGCACTATTTCCCTCTCTTGACTAGACGCCACAAACAACAGTCAACAATTCAGATATCCCTGACATACCAGGGACAATTAAAGGCTGCCAATTAAAACTTTAGGCTTTAACAAATACAACATTCTGTTTTGGCTAAACACACTAAATAATACACATTCTTTCCAGGTGATACATGTGCAGCAGAAGGGGCCAAGAGGGTCTTTAATGTGAAgtgggtctctctctctctctctctctctctctctctctctctctccatcacactGCAGGCAGAGGTGGTTTTGTCCCGCTGCCTGAACTGTGTTAAACTAATTACTGGAGGTGTGACTGTTCAACAGCCACAGCAGCCaacccctgcacacacacagactagccaaataagaaaaaaaaaaaagatttctggAAAGAGACCATTATGCCATTTTTTTGTACCAAAGGAGAAATGCATCAGTGTCTTTCCTAAGCCAAATACCTTTAAAACCAACAAGCTGGGTGGTAAATAACTTTGTAAGTCATGACCGTGGAAGGTGTGACATTATGTTGGTGGGTCAATAATCGTTACAAACACCTTATTAACTTTTGGCTTTAAGTGATAGAAATTCTGCTCAGAAAAGCATTAACTTACACTTCTTCTATTGAGTAACACTGCAGTCTAAATGCTGGAACTTCAGTCACTGATATTATGATGGATTAAATTAATTTGCATCATGCAAGTAAACGAAAACAGCATGTAAGTCAGATATGAAACTTTTTATTATcagattgatttttttgtctttgttgatATTGTTGTGAATAAATCTGTAAACTGTTATATATGATCATAAGCCAccctctcttcccctcctccaGGAGCCATTAAGGGGCAGACAGGAGAATGACGGcccaggagagaggaggagaaactcGATCCGTGCTCAGACTGCTGCACTGCCGCTGGAGAGAGAGCCATTGTCAGGCAGCACTGGGCCCAACGTAAGGATCGGCCACACAGTGATGGCAAACGCTTAAAAACTAATAAAGTCATTCTGGGCTCTAATAAATCCAACACACCTAAAATAAATGTTGTCACCGTGGTTGTAGTTGGTGCAGCTCACAGAAATTAGTGCAAAATTGGACAATAAAGTGCGTAAAATTAGAGATTTGTTAAGATTATGACCGAGAGGCGTGGAGTTGTTGCAGTGCTGAAGTGAAGTTAGTTACCTATGCGAGCACCGCAGCAGAGAGCGatgatcagcagcagcagtggcaggaAGCGGCGCGCCAGAGACGGGGAGGCGAGGCGCTCAGCCCCGCGGCAACAGCATCCGGCTCTCCCCATCCCCGTCCATGCAGGGCCAGGAGGGGAGAGTGGACAGACCTCCAAAGGGCGAGGAGGGGTGGTGTCCAGGCCTTCtcacttcttctttttcctcttcttcttcctcttcttcctcactcTTCGctcctgcctctcctcctcGGGTGCACAGGGGcattaaaacacagctgctcCGCGGAATGCAGGGTGGAGGGGGGTggagagacaaggagaggaggaaaacaaagtACAACCAGAAGTCACTCCGACGAGACTTTTACTTTTTCCTTATAAAAATCCACACTCCACGTGATTTAAGTGCGCTCCGTCCGCGCTCGGACTTTTGCCCGGATTGTGATCACTCTGTTCTCTCCTCTCTGGTCCCAAACACGCACAATcacatctctctctttcaccaGGCCGGGGTTTCTCATCCACTCCTCCCCTttcactttctcctcctccacctcctgtgCCCCTCCAACAAATCAATAAAGAATCAACCAAACCCTGCTGGCGGAAAACCCGCCTACGACGAAGCACGGagtaagacagagagaaagagagcgagagagagagctgtCTGCAAAATAATGAAGAGATAAAAGTTATAAAACGTTGCTAAGATGGCATTAAATCACTGTGAAGTTTGATCAAGGTATTTTACTTGGCAGAATGAAAGCTACAGAGAagataaaatgtttatatatcaGAACAAAAGGAAACTTGGCTGCATGAGAAGGGTACTgttacagaaaaaatgaaataaaatataataaggaataaataaataaaagaaagattACCTGCATCAAACACAGTATGCAAAGACGAGAGCAGACCAGTAAACATGAATTATGCTGAAGCAgtgttttctgcagaaataaGACTAATGCATTTTCTTAGGATGCTATGCATGCATATTTTAAACTTCAAATTACTGCACCAAATAAATTAATGATTAGATATATTAACACAATTAATACTATAATCTCAAAAGTTGATTTGGCACGCAGCTCACTGGAGATTAAAAATATGCTGCATCAAGCCTTTGATGTATTTGAGCCAGTGACCTAATGAGTTTGATTGATAATTTTGTGGGTGAAATGTTTCTTAATTGGTGGGTCTTCACTATAAAGTGGTTAACTTAACGTTTGatctcttgtttgtgttttctaataAAACCCTCTCGGAATTAAACACcatatttttaactttattctAAAAGTAATTATACAGCATTCAGAGGGAGTTGTCCACCAATGTTCCTCTGCTCGCTCGCTTGGCAAAAAGCATCAAACAACGAGCAGAAACAATGCAGTGTGAAAGGAGCATCTCTGAAGTGAAACAATGCAGACATAACAGCACGCGAAGACACCAAACAGTTCACACAGCAATGGTCATAAATCTGTACcgtcaaaagaaacaaaactgcaGATTGAATAAGGCCACCAGACAATGTAAACACCCTCCAGCAATGATGACAGACACTGAATACAGAGTTATATAAGCAAAACAGCCTGTGCCGTTGGAAGGCTATTGTTCCCTCCACCTACATTCATGAAAACCTTCACACTCCACTTTCTTGagattaaatgtatttttaaacttcTATTTTGGAAGGAAGTTGAACCTGATCCAAATTTCCTTTTTCAAATGAAGGCTATGAAGTTGGAAGGGTTTCAAAGCGAGTGCTCAAGCATCAGCAGCACTAGTGTGCAGAtctgcacagtttgttttttttaatgtattctgTCAAGAGAGTAAATGAGCTGAaggtgtgcatgtatgtatgtgcaggGCTGTTTGCTATAATCTGCTGCTGCCTACTACAATATTCTGCCAGTGTGCCACCATGGTTTGACTTGTTTGCTTGGAAAAGTGCATAGGTGTGCATGGTTGCGTGCATGCgcgtgtgtgtgagcatgtgaaTGTATGAGTATGTTAACCTTGTATATTTAACCTTGACTTGCAAAAGGAGCTTCTCTGTGGCTGATATTTTACGTGCTGTGTGTCACAGTCGGCTATTTTCATTCTACAATGACTCAACTGCCTTGAGTACACTCGCGTCATACGCCCATACGTTGCCTACTGATTGtgtcagtaaaataaacacacagtcatgAGGATTTAACAGTAAGTGTGACAAGACGAGGTGATGTGTGCAACTCAAACAGGCTCTGATATTAGATTATCTTGGCTTCC
This genomic window contains:
- the rgmb gene encoding repulsive guidance molecule B — its product is MGRAGCCCRGAERLASPSLARRFLPLLLLIIALCCGARIGQCQVITPQCRIQKCTTDFVSLTSHLTSAVDGFHTEFCKALRAYSACTQRTAKSCRGNLVFHSAVLGISDLMTQRNCSKDGPTSSTHPEVQPEPCNYHSRTQHSHTHSHMHAHTHSHAHSHSRPGYLFCGLFGDPHLRTFKDSFQTCKVEGAWPLIDNDYLSVQVTNVPVVHGSSATATNKITIIFKPYEGCTDQRVYQAVTDNLPAAFDDGTVSSGDPIHAFAGTDGATGKVRALWISERIPGRHVELHAGYIGVTVIVRQMGRYLTLAVRIPEELAQAYDATQDLQLCLNGCPSGERIDQAGHLPLPLSPPALGLQLQQLHRPSYSAQTQESLYGATQNFGVEGAKERCREKLEVQDIYFHSCVFDLLTTGDANFTVAAYSAQKDMESLHPHRDRWRIYPRGSATSTLHSDPHSVKWLALLLLCALSMTLI